Proteins from a genomic interval of Desulfofustis limnaeus:
- a CDS encoding ArsR/SmtB family transcription factor, whose translation MEADVKDEQIEIISKLLKSMSHPIRLKILCLLQEQELSVGDLREQVKTTNANVSQHLNILRGQGIIDFRKDANFIYNRISDRRILELIQNMRHLFCPDH comes from the coding sequence ATGGAAGCAGATGTCAAAGATGAGCAGATCGAAATCATTTCCAAACTACTCAAATCGATGTCTCATCCGATCCGATTGAAAATCCTCTGTCTACTCCAGGAGCAGGAGTTGTCGGTGGGAGACCTCCGTGAACAGGTCAAGACCACCAACGCCAACGTCTCACAACATTTGAACATCCTGCGCGGCCAGGGTATCATCGACTTCCGCAAGGACGCGAACTTCATCTACAACCGGATATCTGATCGACGCATCCTGGAGTTGATCCAGAACATGCGCCACCTGTTCTGTCCGGACCACTGA
- a CDS encoding YgaP family membrane protein, producing MIITDWIHVIAGFFILASLALGVEVSPLYHSSYWLIFTAFVGANLLQFGFSKFCPLGAILRAFGVPEQRK from the coding sequence ATGATCATTACCGATTGGATCCACGTTATTGCCGGCTTTTTCATCCTGGCCAGCCTGGCCCTCGGCGTTGAAGTCAGTCCGCTCTACCACAGTTCATACTGGCTCATTTTCACCGCCTTCGTTGGCGCCAACCTGCTACAATTCGGTTTTTCCAAGTTCTGTCCCTTGGGAGCCATACTGAGAGCATTCGGCGTACCCGAGCAGAGAAAATAG
- the atpA gene encoding F0F1 ATP synthase subunit alpha: MQIKAEEISQIIKDQIGEFQTKVDLDETGTVISVGDGIARVYGVQNCMAMELLEFPGGIMGLALNLEEDNVGCAVLGSVNKIKEGDIVKRTGRIAEVPVGPEMEGRVVDGIGQPIDGQGPINAKHFSKIEVLAPGVIARKGVHEPMYTGAKAVDAMTPVGRGQRELIIGDRQIGKTALCVDAIIAQKETDVHCIYVAVGQKKSTVALVVEALPKHGAMEYTTVVSACASDPAPMQYIAPFAGCAMGEYFRDNGQHALIIYDDLSKQAVSYRELSLLLRRPPGREAFPGDIFFNHSRLLERAAKVNDEKGAGSLTALPIIETQAGDVSAFIPTNVISITDGQVYLEPNLFFSGVRPAINVGLSVSRVGGAAQVKAMKQVAGTLRLDLAQYRELAAFAAFGSDLDAKTQAQLTRGERLVEILKQPQYQPLPMEKQVTILYAGTRGWLDKLPVSVLADYEQELYNYIESNEPSIFTDLKEQKVFTDAIKEKLEKALTSFGETFKATKGLN; encoded by the coding sequence ATGCAGATCAAAGCCGAAGAAATTAGCCAGATTATCAAGGATCAAATCGGTGAATTCCAGACCAAGGTAGACCTGGATGAGACCGGAACCGTAATCTCCGTTGGTGACGGTATTGCCCGCGTCTACGGTGTCCAGAACTGCATGGCCATGGAACTGCTCGAATTCCCCGGCGGAATCATGGGTCTGGCTCTGAACCTCGAGGAAGACAACGTCGGTTGCGCTGTTCTCGGTAGCGTCAACAAGATCAAGGAAGGCGACATCGTCAAGCGCACCGGGCGTATTGCCGAGGTACCGGTCGGACCGGAAATGGAAGGCCGCGTCGTTGATGGTATCGGTCAGCCGATCGACGGCCAGGGGCCAATCAATGCCAAGCATTTTTCCAAAATCGAGGTTCTGGCCCCCGGTGTTATCGCTCGGAAGGGCGTTCATGAGCCCATGTATACCGGTGCTAAAGCGGTCGATGCCATGACGCCGGTCGGACGCGGTCAGCGCGAACTGATCATCGGCGACCGTCAGATCGGTAAAACCGCTCTGTGCGTTGATGCGATCATTGCTCAGAAGGAAACCGACGTCCACTGCATCTACGTGGCGGTCGGCCAGAAAAAATCGACCGTGGCGCTGGTTGTTGAGGCGCTGCCTAAGCACGGCGCCATGGAATACACCACGGTCGTCTCCGCCTGTGCTTCCGATCCCGCCCCGATGCAATACATCGCTCCGTTCGCCGGATGCGCCATGGGTGAGTATTTCCGTGATAACGGGCAGCATGCGCTGATCATCTACGACGATCTATCGAAACAGGCGGTCTCCTATCGCGAACTGTCATTGTTGCTGCGTCGTCCTCCGGGACGTGAAGCCTTCCCCGGTGACATCTTCTTTAACCACTCCCGGCTGCTGGAGCGAGCCGCCAAGGTAAACGATGAAAAGGGTGCCGGATCGCTCACCGCTCTGCCGATCATCGAGACCCAGGCCGGTGACGTCTCCGCCTTTATTCCGACCAACGTTATCTCCATTACCGATGGCCAGGTGTACCTGGAACCGAACCTCTTCTTCTCCGGCGTTCGCCCCGCCATCAACGTTGGTCTGTCGGTATCCCGAGTCGGTGGCGCCGCTCAGGTCAAAGCCATGAAACAGGTGGCCGGAACCCTGCGTCTGGATCTCGCTCAATATCGAGAACTGGCAGCATTTGCCGCTTTCGGTTCCGATCTCGATGCCAAAACTCAGGCCCAGTTGACCCGTGGTGAACGATTGGTCGAGATCTTGAAACAGCCTCAATACCAACCACTGCCGATGGAAAAGCAGGTCACCATACTTTATGCCGGTACCCGAGGCTGGCTTGATAAACTGCCGGTAAGCGTTCTGGCAGATTACGAGCAAGAACTCTACAATTATATCGAGTCAAATGAGCCGTCGATTTTCACCGATCTGAAAGAGCAGAAGGTATTCACCGACGCCATCAAAGAGAAACTGGAGAAAGCACTGACCAGCTTTGGTGAAACCTTCAAGGCAACAAAAGGTCTTAACTAA
- the alaS gene encoding alanine--tRNA ligase: protein MTGNDIRARFLEYFEKNGHTVVESSSLVPQNDPTLLFTNAGMVQFKTVFMGEDKRDYRRAVTSQCCMRAGGKHNDLENVGYTARHHTFFEMLGNFSFGDYFKEQAIHYAWQFLTEELQLSKEKMWVSVFQDDDEAFALWEKVDGLLPGRIIRMDEKDNFWAMGDTGPCGPCSEIHIDQGVEAGCGREDCALGCDCDRFLELWNLVFMQFNRTEEGNLEPLPKPSIDTGMGLERIAAVLQGKLNNYDSDLFMPVISRLEQLSGRSYGAGGSDDTAMRVIADHARATSFLVADGVLPSNEGRGYVLRRVMRRAIRFGRSLGLSAPFFYQACRAVVETMVGAYPRLADTAELLEKVVNNEEARFSETLEHGLAILDEEIQRQHQQAVPRIDGEFIFKLYDTHGFPFDIVRDVCLERAIAFDESGFQAAMERQRRQSRASRKGEGLQLKDAGIKTLIDSGRKTEFVGYHTLHASAAALALFDEWGQPVETLRAGESGRLFVDQTPFYAESGGQVGDHGTVIWTGGRAEVTAVRTEAEGIYLHQVVVSAGAMHHGDRLELAVSSDRRQDTAANHSATHLLHAALREILGDHVKQAGSLVTPDRLRFDFTHFSALSEEELAAVEGAVNTHIRENRPVGTRMLNRAEALEEGAVALFGEKYGETVRVVQIDAVSKELCGGTHVTATGSIGLFKIVSESGIAAGVRRIEAVTGNGALTLLQTMATRESALCRRLNVTAEELPEKVESLLEQQKKLEKHVATLSMQLASSDLDKVFSSAQNVSGVRVIASRIQLDNPKTLREVGDRVRDRMGSGVAVLGGEFGGKAALLALVSKDLTGTVKAGEVVSRVAEVVGGKGGGRPDMAQAGGPLADKLDEALAAVSGIVAALIGSGN, encoded by the coding sequence ATGACAGGTAACGATATCCGTGCCAGGTTTCTCGAGTACTTTGAAAAAAACGGTCATACCGTTGTAGAAAGCTCATCGTTGGTACCACAGAATGATCCGACCCTGCTGTTTACCAATGCCGGCATGGTGCAGTTCAAAACGGTTTTCATGGGCGAGGACAAGCGCGACTACCGGCGAGCGGTGACCAGCCAGTGCTGCATGCGGGCCGGCGGCAAGCACAACGATTTGGAGAATGTCGGCTATACCGCCCGTCATCATACTTTTTTTGAGATGCTCGGCAATTTTTCCTTTGGTGACTACTTCAAGGAGCAGGCCATTCACTACGCCTGGCAGTTTCTCACCGAAGAGTTGCAACTTTCCAAAGAAAAAATGTGGGTCTCGGTTTTTCAAGATGACGATGAGGCCTTCGCGCTATGGGAGAAGGTGGACGGCCTGCTGCCGGGACGAATTATCCGCATGGATGAGAAGGATAACTTCTGGGCAATGGGGGATACCGGTCCGTGCGGGCCTTGTTCGGAAATCCATATCGACCAGGGTGTCGAAGCGGGTTGTGGCCGAGAGGATTGTGCCCTCGGTTGTGATTGTGATCGTTTCCTGGAGTTGTGGAACCTGGTCTTTATGCAGTTCAATCGCACCGAGGAGGGCAATCTGGAACCGTTGCCGAAACCAAGCATCGACACTGGCATGGGCTTGGAGCGAATTGCGGCGGTTCTGCAGGGGAAACTTAACAACTATGATTCAGACCTGTTCATGCCGGTGATTTCCAGGCTGGAGCAGCTCTCCGGTCGATCCTACGGCGCCGGCGGTAGCGATGACACGGCCATGCGGGTGATTGCCGATCATGCCCGGGCCACCTCCTTTCTGGTGGCGGATGGCGTCTTGCCGTCCAACGAAGGCCGTGGATATGTTTTGCGCCGCGTCATGCGGCGTGCCATCCGCTTCGGGCGCAGCCTCGGGCTCTCTGCTCCGTTTTTTTATCAGGCCTGCCGAGCGGTGGTTGAGACCATGGTCGGCGCCTATCCGCGATTGGCGGATACCGCCGAATTACTGGAGAAGGTGGTCAATAACGAGGAGGCTCGTTTCAGTGAAACCCTTGAGCACGGTCTGGCCATCCTCGACGAGGAGATCCAGCGCCAGCACCAGCAGGCGGTGCCGCGAATAGACGGCGAATTCATCTTCAAGTTGTACGATACCCATGGATTTCCCTTCGATATCGTCCGGGATGTCTGTCTGGAACGGGCCATCGCCTTTGATGAGAGTGGCTTTCAGGCCGCCATGGAACGACAGCGTCGACAGTCGCGGGCGTCAAGAAAGGGAGAAGGGCTGCAGCTCAAGGACGCGGGCATCAAGACTCTGATCGATTCGGGAAGAAAGACAGAGTTTGTCGGTTACCACACCCTGCACGCTTCTGCTGCAGCCTTGGCCTTGTTTGACGAATGGGGACAGCCGGTGGAAACGTTGCGTGCGGGTGAAAGCGGACGCCTCTTCGTTGATCAGACACCATTCTATGCCGAGTCCGGTGGACAGGTTGGCGATCACGGGACTGTGATCTGGACCGGTGGTCGGGCGGAGGTGACCGCTGTGCGGACTGAAGCGGAAGGGATTTATCTTCATCAGGTTGTGGTCAGCGCGGGCGCCATGCATCATGGAGATCGGCTCGAACTGGCCGTTTCTTCGGACAGGCGCCAGGATACCGCTGCCAACCATAGCGCCACCCATCTGCTTCATGCAGCATTGCGAGAGATTCTGGGAGATCATGTCAAGCAGGCGGGATCACTGGTGACACCGGATCGACTTCGCTTTGATTTCACCCATTTTTCGGCATTGAGCGAAGAGGAGTTGGCGGCTGTAGAAGGAGCGGTTAACACGCATATCCGTGAGAACCGGCCGGTCGGCACCAGGATGTTGAACCGAGCCGAGGCCCTTGAAGAGGGAGCCGTCGCGCTGTTTGGCGAGAAATACGGAGAGACGGTGCGGGTGGTACAGATCGATGCGGTCAGCAAGGAATTGTGCGGTGGCACTCATGTGACCGCCACCGGCTCCATCGGTCTGTTCAAAATCGTCAGCGAAAGTGGCATTGCCGCCGGGGTGCGACGAATCGAAGCGGTCACCGGCAATGGCGCCTTGACCTTGCTGCAGACGATGGCCACCCGTGAATCGGCACTGTGTCGGCGACTTAACGTAACGGCAGAAGAACTTCCAGAAAAGGTCGAATCCCTGCTGGAGCAGCAGAAGAAGCTTGAAAAGCACGTGGCGACGTTATCGATGCAACTGGCTAGCTCCGATCTGGACAAAGTGTTTAGCAGTGCTCAGAACGTATCGGGAGTCAGGGTTATCGCTTCCCGGATTCAGTTGGATAACCCAAAAACGCTTCGTGAAGTTGGTGACCGGGTCCGTGACCGGATGGGCTCGGGAGTTGCCGTTCTCGGTGGGGAGTTCGGCGGTAAGGCAGCGCTGCTGGCTCTGGTGTCCAAGGATTTGACAGGGACGGTTAAGGCCGGAGAGGTGGTGAGCCGCGTCGCTGAAGTGGTCGGTGGCAAGGGAGGTGGACGACCTGATATGGCGCAAGCTGGAGGCCCGCTGGCGGACAAGCTTGATGAAGCGCTTGCAGCCGTGTCTGGCATTGTTGCCGCCCTGATCGGTTCGGGTAACTAA
- a CDS encoding ATP synthase F0 subunit B, translated as MEKLRKMNSLAKKGSCFSLVLVLSLFVLPTIVFAASGEGSLSSEKLWDLFWRVINFAVLIFLLVKFGAKPIANGLGGRQKRIKEELQDLERRRDEAERQYREFEAKLASVEKDIDSIVARAVAQAEVEKAKIIEKAEKAVSDLKRQSELAIQNEIVEARRTLKNEITEQAAALAEELIVKNLKPEDQVQIIENYLNKVGAVQ; from the coding sequence ATGGAGAAATTACGAAAAATGAATAGCTTGGCGAAGAAAGGCTCATGCTTCTCGTTGGTGCTCGTCCTGTCGCTGTTCGTGCTGCCCACCATCGTCTTCGCCGCCTCCGGTGAGGGAAGTCTGTCCTCAGAAAAACTCTGGGATCTATTTTGGCGGGTCATCAACTTTGCCGTTCTCATCTTTCTACTGGTGAAATTCGGTGCCAAGCCGATAGCCAACGGGCTTGGCGGGCGACAAAAACGAATCAAGGAAGAGCTGCAGGATCTGGAGCGCCGTCGCGATGAGGCGGAGCGGCAATATCGCGAGTTTGAAGCAAAACTGGCCTCGGTAGAAAAGGATATCGATTCCATTGTTGCCCGAGCGGTGGCCCAGGCGGAAGTTGAGAAGGCGAAAATCATCGAGAAGGCCGAAAAAGCCGTCAGTGATCTCAAGCGCCAATCTGAACTGGCCATACAAAATGAGATTGTCGAAGCGCGCCGTACCTTGAAAAACGAAATCACCGAACAGGCTGCTGCACTAGCTGAAGAGTTGATTGTGAAGAATCTGAAACCTGAAGACCAGGTCCAGATCATCGAAAATTATCTCAACAAAGTAGGGGCCGTACAGTGA
- a CDS encoding F0F1 ATP synthase subunit delta has protein sequence MKQTILAKRYAKALFAIGKEDGKNEAYNEALQAVASLFSGSPDVQDALTNPLYPLDVREKAMTALIKAMGADTVMGNFLSLLVQKKRAMIIPEIAESFQVMVDEDKNVSHGTVISAVELSTELRGKIQDTLEKLTGKKVELTASVDPSIIGGMIAKVGDMVLDGSIRTQLASLKDSIKGRE, from the coding sequence GTGAAACAGACTATCCTCGCGAAACGATACGCCAAGGCACTTTTTGCCATTGGCAAGGAAGACGGGAAGAACGAGGCGTATAACGAGGCATTGCAGGCAGTTGCTTCTCTTTTTTCCGGATCGCCTGACGTACAAGACGCCTTGACCAACCCGCTCTATCCGCTCGATGTCAGAGAGAAGGCCATGACGGCCCTGATCAAGGCGATGGGGGCCGACACGGTAATGGGGAATTTCTTGAGCCTGCTGGTGCAAAAGAAACGGGCAATGATCATCCCCGAGATCGCCGAGTCATTTCAGGTCATGGTTGACGAAGACAAGAATGTCAGCCACGGCACGGTCATTTCGGCCGTTGAGCTCAGTACGGAATTACGAGGTAAGATTCAAGATACATTAGAGAAATTGACTGGCAAGAAGGTTGAGCTGACTGCTTCGGTCGATCCCTCCATTATTGGCGGCATGATCGCCAAAGTGGGAGATATGGTTCTGGATGGAAGCATCAGGACACAGCTTGCAAGTTTAAAAGATTCCATAAAGGGGAGAGAATAG
- a CDS encoding ATP synthase F0 subunit B, translated as MVTIDKTLLFQMINMVILMVLLNGALYKPIKKILKERAEKMLGMQNDIAKFDKNARLRQQEVDAKMAKASGKAKAALDAARNEAQAAGAEKMASIKADVDSYKEKQMAEINAQIGTARSGLQANLQGFATEMASKILGRAL; from the coding sequence ATGGTCACCATCGACAAGACACTGTTGTTCCAGATGATCAACATGGTAATTCTGATGGTTCTGCTCAATGGGGCGCTTTATAAGCCGATCAAAAAGATCCTCAAGGAGCGGGCCGAAAAAATGCTGGGTATGCAAAACGACATTGCCAAGTTCGACAAGAACGCCCGGCTCCGCCAGCAGGAGGTTGACGCTAAGATGGCTAAAGCTTCAGGCAAGGCTAAGGCTGCCCTGGATGCGGCGCGAAATGAGGCTCAGGCTGCTGGTGCGGAAAAGATGGCTTCGATCAAGGCGGACGTTGATTCCTACAAGGAAAAACAGATGGCCGAGATCAATGCCCAGATCGGTACCGCCCGTAGCGGTCTGCAGGCCAACCTGCAAGGTTTTGCCACGGAGATGGCCAGCAAAATTCTGGGGAGGGCGCTCTAA
- the atpG gene encoding ATP synthase F1 subunit gamma, giving the protein MPSLKDVKTKIGGVKKTAQITKAMNMVASAKLRGAQEKMEAFRPYTAKFNEAMSNLSGRSSGGSFPLMERREVKTIELAVITSDRGLCGSFNSNIVKLAERKMREYEGQGIKVSFVCVGKKGYQLLKRTEKVRKVFRDIMGTFQMYNAREIATELSQNFLAGNADKVEILYGEFASVAVQRPTSKDFLPVQPLEAQAGAETKKISGEYIYEPSAEEIMDVLQPLYLNVMVYHAMLEVGASEHAARMTAMDNATNACKDIISKLTILYNKARQAAITAELMDIVGGAEALK; this is encoded by the coding sequence ATGCCGAGCTTAAAAGATGTGAAAACGAAGATCGGCGGTGTCAAAAAGACAGCGCAGATCACCAAAGCGATGAACATGGTTGCTTCGGCGAAGCTACGTGGCGCGCAGGAGAAGATGGAGGCCTTCCGCCCGTATACGGCTAAGTTCAACGAAGCGATGTCCAATTTGTCCGGCCGCTCCAGCGGCGGCAGCTTTCCACTGATGGAACGGCGCGAGGTCAAGACCATTGAATTGGCGGTCATTACGTCCGACCGAGGGTTGTGCGGCTCGTTTAACTCCAACATTGTCAAACTTGCCGAGCGCAAAATGAGGGAGTACGAAGGGCAAGGAATAAAAGTCAGTTTCGTCTGCGTCGGCAAAAAGGGTTATCAGCTGTTGAAGCGCACGGAAAAGGTGCGCAAGGTCTTTCGCGACATCATGGGTACCTTCCAGATGTACAATGCCCGAGAGATTGCGACTGAACTATCCCAAAATTTCCTTGCCGGCAACGCCGACAAGGTGGAGATTCTCTACGGCGAATTTGCCTCTGTTGCCGTACAAAGACCGACCAGTAAGGATTTTCTGCCGGTACAACCGCTAGAAGCGCAGGCCGGTGCGGAAACGAAAAAGATTTCCGGCGAGTATATTTACGAGCCCTCTGCAGAAGAGATCATGGATGTGCTGCAGCCGCTTTACCTGAACGTCATGGTCTATCATGCCATGCTCGAGGTCGGTGCCAGCGAACATGCGGCCCGAATGACCGCAATGGATAATGCGACCAACGCCTGCAAGGACATTATTTCCAAATTGACCATCTTGTATAACAAGGCTCGCCAGGCTGCGATCACCGCAGAACTGATGGATATTGTCGGCGGAGCCGAAGCCCTAAAATAA
- the atpD gene encoding F0F1 ATP synthase subunit beta has translation MSEQRIGKVLQVIGPVVDVEFEAGNLPSIMSALMISNPAISDVPDNLVIEVAQHLGDNVCRCVAMDQTDGLVRGMEVRDTGAPITIPVGEASLGRIMNVVGRPVDGLGPIVSDKTMPIHRPAPAFTEQDTEVRVLVTGIKVIDLLVPFPLGGKMGLFGGAGCGKTVIMMEMVNNIAMHHGGISVFCGVGERTREGNDLYHEMKDSGVLPKAALIYGQMTEPPGARARVGLTGLTAAEYFRDEEGQDVLFFVDNIFRFTQAGSEVSALLGRIPSAVGYQPTLATDLGALQERITSTTKGSITAVQCVYVPADDLTDPAPATTFAHLDGTVVLSRQIAELGIYPAVDPLDSTSRILDPNVIGEEHYLTARGVQVTLQKYKDLQDIIAILGMDELSEEDQVTVTRARKIQRFLSQPFHVAEVFTGMAGKFVKVEDTVKGFKEILEGKHDELPETAFYMVGTIEEAIEKAAK, from the coding sequence ATGAGTGAGCAGAGAATAGGAAAAGTACTTCAGGTTATTGGACCTGTTGTCGACGTGGAATTTGAGGCAGGGAATTTACCCTCGATCATGAGCGCTTTGATGATCAGTAACCCGGCCATTTCCGATGTACCTGACAATCTGGTTATCGAGGTCGCACAGCACCTCGGTGATAATGTCTGCCGTTGTGTTGCCATGGATCAGACCGATGGACTGGTTCGCGGCATGGAAGTTCGTGATACCGGTGCACCGATTACCATCCCGGTTGGCGAGGCGTCCTTGGGGCGGATCATGAACGTTGTCGGTCGTCCGGTTGACGGGCTTGGCCCCATCGTATCCGACAAGACCATGCCGATTCATCGTCCGGCTCCTGCCTTCACCGAACAGGACACCGAGGTTCGGGTTTTGGTAACCGGGATCAAAGTCATCGATCTGCTGGTACCGTTTCCTCTGGGCGGCAAGATGGGATTGTTCGGCGGCGCCGGTTGCGGTAAGACGGTTATCATGATGGAGATGGTCAATAACATCGCCATGCATCATGGTGGTATCTCCGTGTTCTGCGGTGTCGGTGAGCGGACTCGTGAAGGAAACGATCTCTATCATGAGATGAAAGACTCAGGCGTATTGCCGAAAGCGGCTTTGATATATGGTCAGATGACCGAGCCGCCCGGGGCCCGCGCCCGTGTCGGCCTGACCGGACTCACCGCTGCCGAGTATTTCCGCGATGAGGAAGGTCAGGACGTGTTGTTCTTCGTCGATAACATCTTCCGCTTCACGCAGGCCGGCTCCGAAGTATCGGCATTGCTTGGTCGTATTCCTTCTGCCGTTGGTTATCAGCCAACCCTGGCCACTGACCTGGGCGCCCTGCAAGAGCGGATCACTTCGACCACTAAAGGATCGATCACCGCGGTGCAATGCGTATACGTACCCGCTGACGACCTTACCGACCCCGCCCCGGCCACCACCTTTGCCCACTTGGACGGAACGGTTGTTCTCTCTCGTCAAATCGCCGAATTGGGCATCTATCCTGCTGTTGATCCGCTCGACTCGACATCGAGGATTCTTGATCCCAACGTTATTGGTGAAGAACATTATCTGACTGCCCGCGGGGTTCAGGTGACCTTGCAGAAATACAAGGATCTTCAGGATATCATCGCCATTCTAGGTATGGACGAGCTTTCCGAGGAAGACCAGGTGACGGTAACTCGTGCCCGCAAGATCCAGCGCTTTCTGTCTCAGCCCTTCCATGTCGCCGAGGTTTTCACCGGCATGGCTGGCAAGTTCGTCAAGGTGGAGGATACGGTAAAAGGATTCAAGGAGATTCTTGAGGGCAAGCACGACGAACTTCCCGAAACGGCTTTCTATATGGTTGGAACCATTGAGGAAGCTATTGAAAAAGCGGCGAAGTAA
- the acs gene encoding acetate--CoA ligase has protein sequence MSDVDDKITSLLSEKRLFEPPLEGREAAVVGSLQSYEESYRRSMEDPEGYWAQRANELVSWFQPWHTVLDADLYQPEVRWFDGATLNVSYNCLDRHLKNGKRDKLAIIWQGEPEEEVRTFTYGELYEQVCRCANVLKKMGVRKGDRVSVYLPMIPELAITLLACTRIGAIHSVVFAGFSAMSLQNRIQDCEAKVLVTADAVLRAGKVIPLKPNADEALEQCDSIEQCLVVRRAGLTVRMQSGRDSWWHEAMAADGISPTCEPEPMDAEDTLFILYTSGSTGKPKGVVHTTGGYLTYALHTTQWVFDLRDEDIHWCTADIGWITGHTYILYGPLGLGKTSVMFEGVPTYPGPDRFWQLVEKFRVTIFYTAPTVIRALMRYGDQPLRGKDLSSLRILGSVGEPINPEAWMWYHLHVGGGRLPIVDTWWQTETGGIMISPLPYATPLKPGSATRPLPGVDAAILNEEGKPAQPNEGGHLVIRRPWPGMLRGVFGDPERYRTTYFEGFPGFYDAGDGARCDEDGYFWIMGRLDDVINVSGHRLGTAEIESALVSHPHVSEAAVVGMPHPIKGQAVYAFVTLNAGVEETTELLAELRVHVRTEIGPIASPDVIQYAPGLPKTRSGKIMRRILRKIAADDFSDFGDISTLADPGVVDDLIKGKEASGR, from the coding sequence ATGAGTGATGTCGATGATAAAATTACCAGTCTTCTCAGTGAGAAACGCCTCTTTGAGCCACCGCTGGAGGGCCGGGAGGCTGCCGTTGTGGGTTCTCTGCAAAGCTATGAAGAGTCCTATCGCCGTTCCATGGAAGACCCTGAGGGATATTGGGCTCAACGGGCCAATGAACTGGTGAGCTGGTTCCAGCCGTGGCATACCGTCCTTGATGCCGACCTGTACCAGCCGGAGGTCCGCTGGTTTGACGGGGCGACACTCAATGTGTCCTACAATTGCCTGGATCGGCACCTGAAAAACGGCAAGCGGGACAAGCTGGCGATCATCTGGCAGGGCGAGCCGGAAGAGGAGGTGCGTACCTTCACTTACGGTGAGTTGTATGAACAGGTCTGTCGCTGCGCCAATGTCCTGAAAAAAATGGGGGTCAGAAAGGGCGACCGGGTATCGGTATACCTGCCAATGATCCCGGAACTGGCCATTACCCTCCTGGCCTGCACCCGTATCGGTGCGATCCATTCGGTGGTGTTCGCCGGTTTTTCGGCGATGAGCCTGCAGAACCGGATCCAGGACTGCGAAGCGAAGGTCTTGGTCACTGCCGACGCGGTTCTGCGCGCCGGCAAAGTGATCCCGCTCAAGCCCAATGCTGACGAGGCGCTGGAACAGTGTGACTCAATCGAACAGTGCCTGGTGGTGCGTCGCGCCGGGTTGACGGTACGTATGCAATCAGGCCGGGACAGCTGGTGGCACGAAGCGATGGCGGCTGACGGGATAAGCCCAACCTGCGAACCGGAGCCGATGGATGCCGAAGATACGTTGTTTATCCTCTATACCTCAGGGTCTACGGGCAAGCCGAAAGGGGTGGTCCATACCACCGGCGGCTATCTGACCTACGCGCTGCACACCACCCAGTGGGTCTTCGATCTCAGGGACGAGGATATCCATTGGTGCACCGCCGACATCGGCTGGATCACCGGACACACCTATATCCTCTATGGTCCGCTTGGCCTTGGCAAGACCAGCGTGATGTTCGAAGGCGTGCCCACCTATCCGGGACCGGACCGGTTCTGGCAGCTGGTGGAGAAGTTCAGGGTAACCATCTTCTATACCGCGCCGACGGTGATCAGGGCGTTGATGCGTTACGGGGATCAGCCGCTGCGGGGTAAGGACCTGTCATCGTTGCGGATCCTTGGTTCGGTTGGGGAGCCGATCAACCCCGAAGCGTGGATGTGGTATCATCTCCACGTGGGCGGTGGCCGGCTACCCATCGTCGACACCTGGTGGCAAACCGAGACTGGCGGTATCATGATCTCCCCACTACCCTATGCCACTCCGTTAAAACCGGGATCGGCCACCCGGCCACTGCCTGGGGTCGATGCGGCCATCCTCAACGAAGAAGGAAAACCGGCCCAGCCGAACGAGGGCGGCCATCTGGTCATCCGTCGCCCCTGGCCTGGGATGCTGCGCGGCGTCTTTGGCGACCCGGAGCGGTATAGGACCACCTATTTTGAAGGTTTTCCCGGCTTTTATGATGCCGGAGACGGAGCCCGTTGTGATGAAGACGGCTATTTCTGGATCATGGGCCGGCTGGACGATGTGATCAACGTTTCCGGCCATCGGCTCGGTACTGCCGAGATCGAGTCCGCTCTCGTTTCCCATCCCCATGTCTCCGAAGCAGCGGTAGTGGGGATGCCCCACCCGATCAAAGGTCAGGCTGTCTACGCCTTTGTCACGCTGAATGCGGGAGTTGAAGAGACAACGGAATTGCTGGCCGAGTTGCGCGTGCATGTGCGCACCGAGATCGGGCCTATTGCTTCACCCGATGTCATCCAGTATGCACCCGGCCTGCCGAAAACCCGCAGCGGCAAGATTATGCGCCGTATCCTGCGCAAGATTGCCGCCGACGATTTCAGCGACTTTGGTGACATATCAACGTTGGCCGACCCGGGCGTGGTCGATGACCTGATCAAGGGAAAAGAAGCATCAGGCCGTTGA